Proteins from a genomic interval of Afifella aestuarii:
- the rpe gene encoding ribulose-phosphate 3-epimerase, whose amino-acid sequence MNDILIAPSILSADFARLGEEVAAVDRAGADWIHLDVMDGHFVPNITFGPPIIKALRGSSQKVFDCHLMIEPADPFLEAFAQAGCDYITVHQEAGPHLDRSLQAIRGLGKKAGVSLNPSTPETTLEYVLDRLDLILLMSVNPGFGGQAFIPAIIEKTRRVKEMIGDRDIRIEIDGGVSPETAPALAAAGADVLVAGSAVFKGGSEETYRQNIAAIRTAAEGALKAAA is encoded by the coding sequence ATGAACGACATCCTGATCGCGCCGTCGATCCTTTCCGCCGATTTCGCCAGGCTCGGCGAGGAAGTTGCCGCAGTCGACCGCGCCGGTGCCGATTGGATCCATCTCGACGTGATGGACGGCCATTTCGTGCCCAACATCACATTCGGCCCGCCGATCATCAAGGCGCTGCGCGGCTCATCGCAGAAAGTCTTCGACTGCCATTTGATGATCGAGCCGGCGGATCCCTTCCTCGAAGCCTTCGCCCAGGCGGGCTGCGATTACATCACCGTGCATCAGGAGGCCGGGCCGCATCTCGACCGCTCGCTGCAGGCGATCCGCGGGCTCGGCAAGAAGGCCGGTGTCTCGCTCAACCCTTCGACGCCGGAAACGACGCTCGAATACGTCCTCGACCGGCTCGACCTCATTCTTTTGATGAGCGTCAATCCGGGCTTCGGCGGCCAGGCCTTCATCCCGGCGATCATCGAGAAGACCCGCCGCGTCAAGGAGATGATCGGCGACCGCGACATCCGCATCGAGATCGACGGCGGCGTGTCGCCGGAGACCGCGCCTGCGCTTGCCGCAGCCGGTGCTGATGTGCTTGTTGCGGGCTCCGCGGTCTTTAAAGGCGGCAGCGAAGAAACATATCGTCAGAATATCGCTGCCATCCGTACGGCAGCGGAAGGGGCGCTGAAGGCGGCCGCCTGA
- the gph gene encoding phosphoglycolate phosphatase (PGP is an essential enzyme in the glycolate salvage pathway in higher organisms (photorespiration in plants). Phosphoglycolate results from the oxidase activity of RubisCO in the Calvin cycle when concentrations of carbon dioxide are low relative to oxygen. This enzyme is a member of the Haloacid Dehalogenase (HAD) superfamily of aspartate-nucleophile hydrolase enzymes (PF00702).) — MASSWPKAIIFDLDGTLVDSVPDLTDALNDLLVEEGLPAVNEDNVRKMVGDGVEKLVERGFEARGRTLDKVELEGLVARFLALYEPRATEKTVLFPTAVETLAGLEESGIALAVVTNKPGAATRLILEGLGVAERFGAVIGGDSGLPKKPEPAVLLAALQQLGISADDALMVGDSPADVGAARAAGLPVLVMSYGYTKLPPEELGADQVIDSLSEIVEAIRMMRTAA, encoded by the coding sequence ATGGCCTCCTCCTGGCCGAAGGCCATCATTTTCGATCTCGACGGCACACTCGTCGATTCCGTTCCCGACCTCACCGATGCCTTGAACGATCTCCTCGTCGAAGAGGGGCTTCCCGCCGTCAACGAGGACAATGTCCGCAAGATGGTGGGCGACGGCGTCGAAAAGCTCGTCGAGCGTGGTTTTGAGGCGCGGGGGCGCACGCTCGACAAGGTCGAGCTCGAGGGCCTGGTTGCCCGCTTCCTGGCGCTTTACGAGCCGCGGGCGACCGAGAAGACCGTGCTTTTCCCGACCGCCGTGGAAACATTGGCGGGCCTTGAGGAAAGCGGCATCGCGCTCGCCGTCGTCACCAACAAGCCCGGCGCGGCGACGCGTCTCATTCTGGAAGGCCTCGGCGTTGCCGAACGTTTCGGCGCCGTCATCGGCGGCGACAGCGGCCTGCCGAAAAAGCCGGAGCCGGCCGTTCTCCTGGCGGCGCTGCAGCAGCTTGGGATCAGCGCCGACGACGCGCTGATGGTCGGCGACAGCCCCGCCGATGTGGGGGCTGCGCGGGCGGCGGGCCTGCCGGTCCTCGTCATGAGCTACGGTTACACCAAGCTGCCGCCGGAAGAGCTCGGGGCCGATCAGGTGATCGATTCCCTCTCCGAGATCGTCGAAGCCATTCGCATGATGCGCACCGCCGCCTGA
- a CDS encoding thioredoxin family protein, which produces MAATAAICDFGWKAKDFTLKGTDGKTHSLADCAGENGTLVAFICNHCPYVKAVIDRFVRDARELEAYGIKTVAICSNDAEAYPDDSFDNMQAFAEEHGFFFPYLHDEDQSVARAWDAVCTPDFFGFNKNLELQFRGRLDASRKEAAPDAPRELFEAMKKVAQTGEGPREQIPSMGCSIKWKAA; this is translated from the coding sequence ATGGCTGCAACCGCCGCGATCTGCGATTTCGGCTGGAAGGCGAAGGATTTCACCCTCAAGGGGACCGACGGCAAGACCCATTCGCTCGCCGATTGCGCGGGCGAGAACGGTACGCTCGTCGCCTTCATCTGCAATCACTGCCCCTATGTGAAGGCCGTGATCGATCGTTTCGTGCGCGACGCCAGGGAGCTTGAGGCCTACGGCATCAAGACGGTCGCCATCTGCTCCAACGATGCAGAGGCCTATCCCGACGATTCCTTCGATAACATGCAGGCATTCGCCGAAGAGCACGGCTTTTTCTTTCCCTATCTGCATGACGAAGACCAGTCGGTGGCGCGCGCCTGGGATGCCGTCTGCACGCCGGATTTCTTCGGCTTCAACAAGAACCTGGAGCTGCAGTTTCGCGGTCGGCTCGACGCGTCCCGGAAAGAGGCTGCACCGGATGCGCCGCGCGAGCTTTTCGAGGCGATGAAAAAGGTGGCTCAGACCGGCGAAGGGCCGAGGGAACAGATCCCCTCGATGGGCTGCTCGATCAAATGGAAGGCCGCTTGA
- the cbbX gene encoding CbbX protein produces the protein MNDQVKPENANPAEAETAAPVTSVDLQREFEESGVGDVLRELDETLVGLAPVKKRIRETAALLLVERARKQLGLAYEAPTLHMSFTGNPGTGKTTVALKMASLLHRLGYIRKGHLVSVTRDDLVGQYIGHTAPKTKEVLKKAMGGVLFIDEAYYLYRPENERDYGQESIEILLQVMENQREDLVVILAGYADKMDKFFESNPGFRSRIAHHIDFPDYNNEELLRIAEMMLNEQNYELSPDARETLIRYIDRRRQQPHFANARSVRNALDRARLRQANRLFEAANGPVTAEDLKLISPEDINVSRVFSIPTDAERAEERA, from the coding sequence ATGAACGATCAGGTGAAACCCGAGAATGCCAATCCCGCTGAGGCGGAGACCGCCGCGCCGGTCACCTCGGTGGATCTGCAGCGCGAATTCGAGGAATCGGGCGTCGGCGACGTCCTGCGTGAGCTCGATGAGACCCTCGTGGGCCTCGCGCCTGTCAAGAAGCGCATTCGCGAAACGGCGGCGCTTCTCCTGGTGGAGCGCGCCCGCAAGCAGCTCGGCCTCGCTTATGAGGCACCGACCCTGCATATGAGCTTCACGGGCAATCCCGGCACCGGCAAGACGACGGTGGCGCTCAAAATGGCGAGCCTCCTTCACCGGCTCGGCTATATCCGCAAGGGCCATCTCGTCTCCGTCACGCGCGACGATCTCGTCGGCCAATACATCGGCCACACCGCGCCGAAGACGAAGGAAGTGCTGAAGAAGGCGATGGGTGGCGTCCTCTTCATCGACGAGGCCTATTACCTCTACCGCCCGGAAAACGAGCGCGATTACGGTCAGGAATCGATCGAGATCCTCCTCCAGGTGATGGAGAACCAGCGCGAGGATCTGGTCGTCATTCTGGCCGGCTACGCCGACAAGATGGACAAGTTCTTCGAGAGCAATCCGGGCTTCCGCTCGCGCATCGCCCATCACATCGATTTTCCCGATTACAACAACGAGGAGCTCCTCAGGATCGCCGAGATGATGCTGAACGAGCAGAACTACGAATTGTCGCCCGATGCGCGCGAAACGCTCATCCGCTACATCGACCGGCGCCGTCAGCAGCCGCATTTCGCCAATGCCCGCTCGGTTCGAAACGCGCTCGACCGCGCTCGCCTGCGCCAGGCGAACCGTCTCTTCGAGGCCGCCAACGGCCCGGTGACGGCGGAAGACCTGAAGCTGATTTCGCCCGAAGACATCAATGTCAGCCGGGTGTTTTCCATTCCAACCGATGCCGAACGCGCCGAAGAAAGGGCGTGA
- a CDS encoding ribulose bisphosphate carboxylase small subunit — protein MRITQGTFSFLPDLTDEQITKQVQYCIDNGWAVNIEFTDDPHPRNTYWDMWGHPMFDIEDAAAVMMELNDCRKVYGDRYIRLSGFDASHGWESVKISFIVNRPAEEPGFRLERQEDAGRMTRYTTKAYASDKPEGARY, from the coding sequence ATGCGCATTACCCAGGGCACCTTTTCGTTTCTGCCCGATTTGACCGACGAGCAGATCACCAAGCAGGTGCAGTACTGCATCGACAATGGCTGGGCGGTGAACATCGAGTTCACCGACGACCCGCATCCCCGCAACACCTATTGGGACATGTGGGGCCACCCGATGTTCGACATCGAGGATGCCGCGGCCGTGATGATGGAGCTCAATGACTGCCGTAAGGTCTACGGCGACCGTTACATCCGTCTGTCGGGCTTCGACGCTTCGCACGGTTGGGAATCGGTGAAGATCTCCTTCATCGTCAACCGGCCTGCCGAAGAGCCGGGCTTCCGCCTGGAGCGGCAGGAAGATGCAGGCCGTATGACGCGCTACACGACCAAGGCCTACGCGTCCGACAAGCCGGAAGGCGCGCGCTACTAA
- a CDS encoding antibiotic biosynthesis monooxygenase family protein, whose translation MYIAMNRFKVKPEAAEDFAEVWRSRDSQLSKVPGFVEFHLLKGPQRDDHVLYASHTVWRSYEDFENWTKSEHFRNAHAGAGERKPLYIEHPQFEGFEVLEDVR comes from the coding sequence ATGTACATCGCCATGAACCGCTTCAAGGTGAAGCCGGAAGCGGCCGAGGATTTTGCCGAGGTCTGGCGCAGCCGAGATTCGCAGCTGTCGAAGGTGCCGGGTTTCGTCGAATTCCATCTCCTCAAGGGGCCACAGCGCGACGATCACGTGCTTTATGCCTCGCACACGGTCTGGCGCTCTTACGAGGATTTCGAGAACTGGACGAAGTCTGAGCATTTCCGCAATGCCCATGCGGGCGCCGGCGAGCGCAAGCCCCTCTACATCGAGCATCCGCAGTTCGAAGGTTTCGAGGTCCTCGAAGACGTTCGCTGA
- a CDS encoding aspartate/glutamate racemase family protein: MTTRPLAQKTIGVLGGSSNIATGHYYRFLNEIVNARLGGWDIAETVIVGMNFGNIEAFLHADDWASLEAYMAKKVDALIAAGADVIVGVSNTLHKPMEAILASRDIDYIHIVDPTGEATRKAGLKRVALFGTRPIMEMDYARRRYEEKFGLEIVVPNADERAEIDRIIFDELVKDVLRPQSKARYLEIAERLAREEGAEGLILGCTEIFLLIDQKDRPDFPMFNTTRLHCEAAVDYALTNALEAV, encoded by the coding sequence GTGACGACACGACCGCTCGCTCAAAAAACGATCGGTGTTCTGGGCGGTTCCAGCAACATCGCCACCGGCCATTACTATCGCTTTCTCAACGAGATCGTGAATGCGCGTCTCGGCGGTTGGGACATCGCCGAGACGGTGATCGTCGGCATGAATTTCGGCAATATCGAAGCCTTTCTGCATGCCGACGATTGGGCCTCGCTGGAGGCCTATATGGCGAAGAAGGTGGATGCGCTGATTGCCGCGGGCGCTGACGTCATCGTCGGCGTCTCCAACACTTTGCATAAGCCGATGGAGGCGATCCTCGCCTCCCGCGACATCGATTACATCCACATCGTCGATCCGACGGGCGAGGCGACCCGCAAGGCCGGGCTGAAGCGCGTTGCCCTTTTCGGCACCAGGCCGATCATGGAGATGGATTACGCCCGCCGTCGCTACGAGGAAAAATTCGGGCTGGAGATCGTCGTCCCGAATGCGGACGAGCGCGCCGAGATCGATCGCATCATCTTCGACGAACTCGTCAAGGACGTGCTCCGCCCGCAATCGAAGGCCCGTTATCTGGAGATTGCCGAAAGGCTCGCGCGCGAAGAAGGGGCAGAAGGCCTGATCCTCGGCTGCACGGAGATCTTTCTTTTGATCGATCAGAAGGATCGCCCGGACTTTCCGATGTTCAATACGACGCGGCTGCATTGCGAGGCGGCCGTGGACTATGCGCTCACAAACGCGCTAGAGGCGGTGTGA